A single region of the Halorhabdus rudnickae genome encodes:
- a CDS encoding DNA-binding protein, whose translation MSGKQLSTNEVSVDAQALEPTRERSGNDGVGEVVEDTPEFRPSVQQETQAKVDSNHPDGMVQDFSHLTLEQEERIKAREAELEHISAQAELTSQDGRARRTREVVIEDRRELRRERQRSDPRERLSQDELASVNREADRIAKRFDGGPRRAAIARVLAERVVRGQDLTEAVFETIDEWKAEPGVICPIADVPDVQSNEVDIEGEVIELWAPSDPAIAQVGLIVDETSTIKFTSWKKSDPKIVQEGETVRMYGVKKNWYDGRCSVAVTYHSRIEFPERDCWWE comes from the coding sequence ATGTCAGGTAAACAGCTATCGACTAATGAAGTTTCGGTCGATGCACAGGCACTCGAACCAACGCGCGAGCGGAGCGGAAATGACGGAGTCGGTGAAGTCGTCGAGGACACGCCGGAGTTCAGGCCGTCGGTCCAACAGGAGACGCAGGCCAAGGTGGATTCAAATCACCCGGACGGAATGGTGCAGGACTTCTCGCACCTTACGCTGGAACAGGAAGAGCGGATCAAGGCCCGGGAGGCCGAACTCGAGCACATTAGCGCGCAGGCGGAACTCACGTCTCAGGACGGGCGAGCACGACGGACGCGTGAGGTCGTCATCGAAGATCGGCGGGAGTTGCGACGCGAGCGACAGAGGTCGGACCCACGAGAGCGACTGTCGCAGGACGAACTGGCGTCGGTGAATCGGGAGGCTGATCGGATCGCGAAGCGGTTCGACGGTGGGCCTCGACGAGCGGCCATCGCCCGGGTCCTGGCCGAGCGGGTGGTCCGTGGACAGGATCTCACGGAGGCAGTCTTCGAGACGATCGACGAGTGGAAAGCCGAACCCGGTGTGATCTGCCCGATCGCAGACGTGCCGGACGTGCAGTCGAACGAGGTGGACATCGAGGGTGAGGTGATCGAGCTGTGGGCTCCCTCCGACCCAGCCATAGCCCAGGTCGGCCTTATCGTGGACGAAACGAGCACGATCAAGTTTACGAGCTGGAAAAAATCAGATCCGAAGATCGTTCAGGAGGGCGAGACCGTTCGGATGTACGGTGTCAAGAAGAACTGGTACGACGGACGGTGTTCGGTCGCTGTGACCTACCACAGTCGGATCGAGTTCCCCGAACGGGACTGCTGGTGGGAGTAG
- a CDS encoding HesA/MoeB/ThiF family protein has protein sequence MSTNRPDRLTDRSYLLQSADEFHLALSEEQQTELERILFEDARTEHEWERGVICVITRSSGQDRVSFLVHDILDPADGDINYGGSVQFDADYRYEAVARAREVGDAAGLLYIHTHPNLTGDETAFPNPSVGDLNTAEKDLFEDANRLGDEAPLGIAIVKDTSRQWRVIGYEFDTPDTADDVGKAAYSPSSARTFDADCVRVVGESLREYPTSKKTDGVAGAAAAISLDTQDSTIELWGEDGQRQLNSLRVGLVGAGGGGSILAEHLARMGIGELVVVDFDRVEPANLNRAQGASRADADARRPKVDIAERLAQLGGTAPGFSVDVYEASVVEARLQYGAIDRLLDCDVVIHAAEGEWPTRVLDEMAHAHLVPVISGGSHLHNTGGVLDENAYAQATIAGPGQPCQNCARHWRETAANDEMNNPDATGPGDYGLDEGAEGADETTGEDREPSTNAVNLIVAGMVTLRLQDYVLGVAGGQRGIRRFMPGTWSMEEGISSCKPGCPMKSLLADGDTHQLTLSNDPKYAKIRRDLNGGDEQ, from the coding sequence ATGTCCACCAACCGTCCAGACCGGCTTACGGACCGTAGCTATTTGCTACAATCTGCGGACGAGTTCCATTTGGCTTTATCTGAGGAACAGCAGACCGAACTTGAGCGTATTCTCTTTGAGGATGCTCGAACCGAGCACGAATGGGAACGAGGCGTTATCTGTGTCATCACACGCAGTAGTGGCCAGGACCGGGTGTCTTTTCTAGTACACGACATCCTCGATCCGGCTGATGGCGACATCAATTACGGTGGGAGTGTTCAATTCGATGCTGACTACCGGTACGAGGCAGTCGCTCGCGCCCGGGAAGTTGGCGACGCAGCTGGACTTTTATATATTCACACCCATCCGAACCTGACAGGGGACGAGACGGCTTTTCCAAACCCGTCTGTAGGTGATCTAAACACAGCTGAGAAAGACCTCTTTGAAGACGCCAATCGTCTTGGAGATGAGGCACCGCTCGGAATTGCTATCGTGAAAGACACCTCGCGTCAGTGGCGAGTCATCGGCTACGAGTTCGATACTCCAGATACGGCTGATGACGTCGGGAAGGCGGCGTATTCACCGTCATCAGCCCGGACTTTCGACGCGGATTGTGTACGTGTCGTGGGCGAATCACTGCGTGAATACCCGACGTCTAAAAAAACCGATGGCGTTGCAGGTGCGGCGGCAGCTATCTCACTGGATACACAAGATAGCACTATTGAATTGTGGGGTGAGGATGGACAGCGGCAGTTGAATTCACTTCGTGTTGGTCTTGTCGGCGCTGGTGGGGGTGGCTCAATTCTCGCTGAGCACCTCGCTCGGATGGGTATCGGTGAACTCGTCGTCGTTGATTTCGACAGAGTTGAGCCAGCGAATCTTAATCGTGCCCAGGGTGCGAGTCGGGCAGACGCAGATGCGCGACGTCCCAAGGTCGATATAGCCGAGCGCCTCGCCCAACTTGGTGGGACTGCACCCGGATTTTCCGTGGACGTCTACGAAGCAAGTGTTGTTGAAGCCCGACTACAGTACGGCGCTATTGACCGGCTGCTTGATTGCGATGTTGTTATTCATGCTGCCGAAGGTGAGTGGCCCACCCGAGTTCTTGACGAAATGGCTCACGCTCACCTTGTGCCGGTAATTAGCGGCGGATCGCACCTTCACAACACGGGTGGGGTACTAGACGAGAACGCCTATGCACAGGCAACTATCGCAGGTCCAGGGCAGCCATGCCAGAACTGTGCCCGTCACTGGCGCGAGACGGCTGCTAATGACGAAATGAACAATCCCGACGCGACGGGGCCTGGGGACTATGGGTTGGATGAAGGCGCAGAGGGTGCTGATGAGACCACTGGCGAGGATCGGGAGCCTAGTACAAATGCAGTCAATCTCATCGTCGCTGGGATGGTAACGCTCCGGCTACAGGATTACGTACTCGGTGTCGCCGGCGGCCAGCGTGGGATTCGGCGGTTTATGCCCGGCACATGGTCGATGGAGGAGGGCATTAGTAGCTGTAAACCAGGCTGCCCGATGAAATCACTCTTAGCTGACGGCGATACTCACCAACTGACCCTCTCTAATGATCCAAAGTACGCGAAAATTCGTCGAGACCTGAACGGAGGTGATGAGCAGTGA
- a CDS encoding multiubiquitin domain-containing protein, with protein MSEDSNPGESRNDDGNAPRNNKQYVVFVDGTKAKFEDSTVDARDLIAIVFPDGADAYDLVALRGEGGPEEAVFAPGDTVHLDEQHRKHFDTKGDGRNYV; from the coding sequence ATGAGTGAGGATTCCAACCCCGGCGAAAGCCGGAACGACGACGGTAACGCCCCCCGAAACAACAAGCAGTACGTGGTCTTCGTTGACGGGACGAAGGCCAAATTCGAAGATTCGACCGTGGATGCCCGCGACTTGATCGCGATCGTCTTCCCCGATGGTGCTGACGCGTATGACCTCGTGGCGCTCCGCGGCGAAGGCGGTCCGGAAGAAGCAGTATTCGCACCGGGCGACACGGTTCACCTCGACGAACAACACCGCAAGCACTTCGACACGAAGGGCGACGGACGGAACTACGTGTAA
- a CDS encoding winged helix-turn-helix domain-containing protein: MSENNRRDDEDGEISALELGSELQDPLEDLSDDDPDIKGFGDNESDTLSQDKVRRAVRKFGEDGITVSEIMEVTGLARNTVDKHLTRLRQLREVYRQKRDKQTYFYYPNGKPLHSFGKKRIEDGDTILDIQLAKGKNDDLYFHLTEKRFSLMEGETTEGAVIFPMSSLDEVFQKMQEFAEEAEE; the protein is encoded by the coding sequence ATGTCAGAAAATAACCGTCGCGATGATGAAGATGGAGAGATATCGGCATTGGAACTCGGTTCGGAATTACAGGACCCACTCGAAGACCTATCGGATGATGACCCGGATATAAAGGGGTTTGGCGATAATGAAAGCGACACGTTATCACAGGACAAAGTTCGACGTGCAGTCCGAAAGTTTGGCGAGGATGGGATCACGGTGAGCGAGATAATGGAGGTTACTGGGCTCGCGCGCAATACTGTTGATAAACATTTGACTCGGTTGCGACAGCTCCGTGAAGTGTACCGGCAAAAGCGTGACAAGCAGACCTACTTCTATTATCCAAACGGAAAGCCCCTACATTCGTTTGGGAAAAAGCGAATTGAGGACGGGGACACCATTTTGGATATTCAGCTGGCAAAAGGGAAGAATGACGACTTGTATTTCCACTTGACAGAGAAGCGCTTCTCGTTGATGGAAGGTGAAACCACAGAAGGAGCGGTCATCTTCCCGATGTCGTCACTTGATGAAGTCTTCCAAAAGATGCAAGAATTTGCTGAGGAGGCTGAAGAATAA